One Comamonas endophytica DNA window includes the following coding sequences:
- the nikR gene encoding nickel-responsive transcriptional regulator NikR: MQRFTISLQDHLAQEFDAFMARTGHSNRSEAIRDLLHTHLGQQREAAQAMGPCVANLSYVYDHHERELSERLARLQHAHHHLTIATTHVLLDHSRCLETVMLKGPAQQVRQFAQQLIAERGVHHGQLNLVMGQDGGGTHHRHPHE; encoded by the coding sequence ATGCAACGCTTCACCATTTCCCTTCAGGACCACCTGGCCCAGGAGTTCGACGCCTTCATGGCGCGCACCGGCCACAGCAACCGCTCCGAGGCTATCCGCGATCTGCTGCACACGCACCTGGGGCAGCAGCGCGAGGCGGCGCAGGCCATGGGGCCCTGCGTGGCCAACCTGTCCTATGTCTACGACCACCACGAGCGCGAGCTGTCCGAGCGCCTGGCACGGCTGCAGCACGCGCACCACCACCTCACGATCGCCACCACCCATGTGCTTCTGGACCATTCGCGCTGCCTGGAGACCGTGATGCTCAAGGGCCCGGCGCAGCAGGTGCGGCAGTTCGCCCAGCAGCTGATCGCCGAGCGTGGCGTGCACCATGGGCAGCTGAATCTGGTGATGGGCCAGGACGGGGGCGGCACGCACCATCGCCACCCGCACGAGTGA
- a CDS encoding ABC transporter permease, which produces MNLLKAGRVLRRTLWQAVPTVIGVVILNFCLLQLVPGDAADVIAAESGSATAESMAQIRSHFGLDLPLLQQLGAYLSNLAHFSLGNSPRYNLPVTELIGSRLPNTLLLMLAALGTALLAGVLLGSIMASRVGRWSDRVLSVLALLLYSTPSFWLGLMAVVLFSVHLGWLPTGGSASIGVQLGEWDSVVDRLRHLVLPALSMSGFYIAIFARLTRASMLEVSRQDFVRTAVAKGLHPLRVGLHHVLRNALIPVTTVAGMHFGTLLGGAVVVETVFSWPGLGRLAFESVMARDYTVLLGILLLSSLLVILANMLVDLLHAWLDPRIQLH; this is translated from the coding sequence ATGAATCTTCTCAAAGCCGGCCGGGTCCTGCGCCGCACCCTGTGGCAGGCCGTCCCCACGGTGATCGGCGTCGTCATCCTCAATTTCTGCCTGCTGCAGCTGGTGCCCGGCGATGCCGCCGATGTCATTGCCGCGGAATCGGGCTCGGCCACGGCCGAAAGCATGGCGCAGATACGCAGCCACTTCGGGCTCGACCTGCCGCTGCTGCAGCAGCTCGGCGCCTATCTGAGCAATCTCGCGCATTTCAGCCTCGGCAACTCGCCGCGCTACAACCTGCCGGTCACGGAGCTGATCGGCTCGCGGCTGCCCAATACCTTGCTGCTGATGCTGGCTGCGCTGGGCACGGCGCTGCTTGCGGGCGTGCTGCTGGGCAGCATCATGGCCAGCCGCGTCGGGCGCTGGTCGGACCGCGTGCTGTCGGTGCTGGCGCTGCTGCTGTATTCGACGCCGAGCTTCTGGCTCGGGCTGATGGCGGTGGTGCTGTTCTCGGTGCACCTGGGCTGGCTGCCCACGGGCGGCAGCGCCAGCATCGGCGTGCAGCTGGGCGAATGGGACAGCGTTGTCGACCGCCTGCGCCACCTGGTGCTGCCGGCGCTGTCGATGTCGGGCTTCTACATCGCGATCTTCGCGCGGCTCACGCGCGCCTCGATGCTGGAGGTCAGCCGCCAGGACTTCGTGCGCACCGCCGTGGCCAAGGGCCTGCACCCGCTGCGCGTGGGCCTGCACCATGTGCTGCGCAATGCGCTGATTCCGGTGACGACAGTGGCGGGCATGCATTTCGGCACGCTGCTGGGCGGCGCGGTCGTGGTCGAGACGGTGTTCAGCTGGCCGGGCCTGGGCCGGCTGGCCTTCGAGTCGGTGATGGCGCGGGACTACACCGTGCTGCTGGGCATCCTGCTGCTGTCCTCGCTGCTGGTGATCCTGGCCAACATGCTGGTCGATCTGCTGCATGCCTGGCTCGACCCGCGCATCCAGTTGCACTGA
- a CDS encoding ABC transporter permease yields the protein MRNAVAVGAVALLLLVLAMALAAPWLFPGDPLDMVATPLLWPGQDPAFPLGSDSMGRDVLAGIAHGARMSLAVGVVAAVLSLLIGIVVGATAGYFGGRVDDVLVRITELFQTMPTFLFVIVVVAIGQPSVAVIVLAIGLASWPVIARLVRAEFRTLREMEFVLAARSQGFGHLRIMLQEMLPNALPPVIVTTSVLVASAILIESALSFLGMGDPNTVSWGSMIGEGRELLRTSWYLCALPGAAIVLTVLALNLVGEGLNDALNPRLRNR from the coding sequence ATGCGCAATGCGGTCGCGGTCGGCGCCGTCGCCTTGCTGCTGCTGGTGCTGGCCATGGCGCTGGCGGCGCCCTGGCTGTTTCCCGGCGACCCGCTGGACATGGTGGCGACGCCGCTGCTGTGGCCCGGGCAGGACCCGGCCTTTCCCCTGGGCAGCGATTCCATGGGGCGCGACGTGCTCGCCGGCATCGCGCATGGCGCGCGCATGTCGCTGGCGGTGGGCGTCGTCGCCGCGGTGCTGAGCCTGCTGATCGGCATCGTGGTGGGCGCCACTGCCGGGTACTTCGGCGGCCGCGTCGACGATGTGCTGGTGCGCATCACCGAGCTGTTCCAGACCATGCCGACTTTTCTTTTCGTGATCGTCGTGGTGGCCATCGGCCAGCCCTCGGTGGCGGTGATCGTGCTGGCCATCGGCCTGGCCTCCTGGCCGGTGATCGCGCGCCTGGTGCGCGCCGAGTTCCGCACGCTGCGCGAGATGGAGTTCGTGCTGGCCGCGCGCAGCCAGGGCTTCGGCCACCTGCGCATCATGCTGCAGGAGATGCTGCCGAACGCGCTGCCGCCGGTCATCGTGACGACCTCGGTGCTCGTGGCCAGCGCCATCCTGATCGAGTCGGCGCTGTCCTTCCTGGGCATGGGCGACCCGAACACCGTGAGCTGGGGCAGCATGATCGGCGAAGGGCGCGAACTGCTGCGCACCTCGTGGTACCTGTGCGCGCTGCCGGGCGCGGCCATCGTGTTGACGGTGCTGGCGCTGAACCTGGTGGGCGAAGGCTTGAACGACGCCCTCAATCCACGCCTTCGGAACCGCTGA
- a CDS encoding ABC transporter ATP-binding protein produces MTLELIPPPTPLLDIRGLDIQFRGARGPIQAVRGLDLQVRHGETLALVGESGCGKSTTALSILRLLAPGAALRGSIRFDGRDILAMPPAELRALRGRDIAMVFQEPMTSLNPVHSIGAQIIETLRRHERLSAAAARQRAIELLELVRIPEPQRRIDDFPHHLSGGQRQRVMIAMAVACRPRLLVADEPTTALDVTVQAQILELLDGLRREFGMALLLITHDLGLVAQWADRVAVMYGGEKVEEAATAALFAQPAPSCAGHAYTRGLLGASLHAGHTLHYTAERLPEIRVRADEASGQREFTLHRPAAPAPRPPHARNAAPLLSVRDLRTSYPARQGHVVHAVDGVSFDIAPGETLGLVGESGCGKSTLSRTLLRLLQPTSGRIVLDGTDIVPLDARALKPWRRRIQMVFQDPYASLNPRRSVFDILDSVLRVHGVAQPGERRQRIAQMLKRVGLPADAAVRYPNEFSGGQRQRIGIARALIVRPALVVLDEPVSALDVSVQAQILNLLVELKEDFGLSYLFISHDLSVVRYFADRVMVMNQGRIVETGNHEEIWQRPQHAYTRSLIAAVPGAQHRQAA; encoded by the coding sequence ATGACGCTTGAACTGATACCTCCTCCGACGCCGCTGCTCGATATCCGCGGCCTCGATATCCAGTTCCGCGGTGCGCGCGGGCCGATCCAGGCGGTGCGCGGGCTGGACCTGCAGGTGCGCCACGGCGAGACGCTGGCGCTGGTCGGCGAGTCGGGCTGCGGCAAGTCGACCACGGCGCTGTCGATCCTGCGGCTGCTGGCGCCGGGCGCGGCGCTGCGCGGCAGCATCCGCTTCGACGGGCGCGACATCCTCGCCATGCCGCCGGCCGAGCTGCGCGCGCTGCGCGGGCGCGATATCGCGATGGTCTTCCAGGAGCCGATGACCTCGCTCAACCCGGTGCACAGCATCGGCGCGCAGATCATCGAGACGCTGCGCCGCCACGAGCGCCTGTCCGCGGCCGCGGCACGCCAGCGCGCGATCGAGCTGCTCGAGCTGGTGCGCATTCCCGAGCCGCAGCGGCGCATCGACGATTTCCCGCACCACCTGTCGGGCGGCCAGCGCCAGCGCGTGATGATTGCCATGGCGGTGGCCTGCCGCCCGCGGCTGCTGGTGGCCGACGAGCCCACGACCGCGCTGGATGTCACGGTGCAGGCGCAGATCCTCGAGCTGCTCGACGGCCTGCGCCGCGAGTTCGGCATGGCGCTGCTGCTGATCACCCACGACCTCGGGCTGGTGGCGCAATGGGCCGACCGCGTGGCGGTCATGTATGGCGGCGAGAAGGTCGAGGAGGCGGCCACGGCCGCGCTGTTCGCGCAGCCCGCGCCTTCCTGTGCCGGCCACGCCTACACGCGCGGCCTGCTGGGCGCCTCGCTGCATGCGGGCCACACGCTGCACTACACCGCCGAGCGGCTGCCCGAGATCCGCGTGCGCGCCGATGAGGCCAGCGGCCAGCGCGAATTCACGCTGCACCGGCCGGCCGCGCCGGCGCCGCGCCCGCCGCATGCGCGGAACGCGGCGCCGCTGCTGTCGGTGCGCGATCTGCGCACCAGCTACCCGGCGCGCCAGGGCCACGTGGTGCATGCGGTCGATGGCGTGTCATTCGACATCGCTCCCGGCGAGACCCTGGGGCTGGTGGGCGAGTCGGGCTGCGGCAAGTCGACGCTGTCGCGCACGCTGCTGCGCCTGCTGCAACCCACCAGTGGGCGCATCGTGCTGGACGGCACCGATATCGTGCCGCTGGATGCGCGCGCGCTCAAGCCCTGGCGCCGGCGCATCCAGATGGTGTTCCAGGACCCCTATGCCTCGCTCAACCCGCGGCGCAGCGTCTTTGACATCCTCGACAGCGTGCTGCGCGTGCATGGCGTGGCGCAGCCGGGCGAGCGCCGCCAGCGCATTGCGCAGATGCTCAAGCGCGTGGGCCTGCCGGCCGATGCCGCGGTGCGCTACCCCAACGAGTTCTCGGGCGGCCAGCGCCAGCGCATCGGCATTGCGCGCGCGCTGATCGTGCGGCCGGCGCTGGTGGTGCTGGACGAGCCGGTGTCGGCGCTCGATGTGTCGGTGCAGGCGCAGATCCTGAACCTGCTGGTCGAGCTCAAGGAGGACTTCGGGCTGTCCTACCTGTTCATCTCGCACGACCTGTCGGTGGTGCGCTACTTTGCCGACCGGGTGATGGTCATGAACCAAGGCCGTATCGTCGAGACCGGCAACCACGAGGAGATCTGGCAGCGGCCGCAGCATGCCTACACGCGCAGCCTGATCGCCGCGGTGCCGGGGGCGCAGCACCGGCAGGCGGCCTGA
- a CDS encoding putative bifunctional diguanylate cyclase/phosphodiesterase → MWCSPALGWLDTGSTAAPEEPTAEPDPSPKWRVLIVDNDPDVHAATCAALEGQMLFERPLVFMHAFSGDEARALLLREHDLAMVLIDVVSERTSSGLELVDFIRHSAGLRNTRIVLRTGQPGQVPDLETLLRYDINDYRTKAELTRDRLLAMVVTAVRSYKQLCAVHASAYHDPLVDLPNRSHFIERIHDGERRAMEDYILALIDIDDFSATNDMMGHHFGDRLLERVARCLEAALPAGVLLARLGADTFAVLGSVAQVQPRRLLECVHQPLLVDGVPHKVSLTCGYVLLPKEPQAGADLIKDATIALKRAKRDHRGQHLQYADQMGTEARARAVLLSQLREAIEKRQLFLVYQPQLNLDTQQLTGLEALLRWRTEDDRFIPPDQFIPVAEHSGLILALGQWVLDTACATMRDLLDTGVAPLRMAVNVSPVQLQDPGFFALVRTALADNGLQGRHLELEITESVAALPTQLLDSTLGALRAEGISIAIDDFGTGYSSLSYLERLPLDRIKIDRSFTRQLGDPHGARIAEMVAELGRKLGLTVLAEGIEDAGAWQALRAMGYQEGQGYHIARPMDKPALVHWLQHHPQRLQAA, encoded by the coding sequence ATGTGGTGTAGCCCCGCGCTGGGCTGGCTGGATACCGGATCGACCGCCGCCCCCGAAGAACCGACGGCCGAGCCCGACCCCAGCCCGAAGTGGCGGGTGCTGATCGTCGACAACGACCCCGACGTCCACGCCGCGACCTGCGCCGCGCTGGAAGGCCAGATGCTGTTCGAGCGCCCGCTGGTGTTCATGCATGCCTTCTCGGGCGACGAGGCGCGCGCCCTGCTGCTGCGCGAGCACGACCTGGCGATGGTGCTCATCGACGTGGTGTCGGAGCGCACCAGCTCCGGGCTGGAGCTGGTGGACTTCATCCGCCACAGCGCCGGCCTGCGCAACACGCGCATCGTGCTGCGCACGGGCCAGCCCGGGCAGGTGCCCGACCTGGAGACGCTGCTGCGCTACGACATCAACGACTACCGCACCAAGGCGGAGCTCACGCGCGACCGGCTGCTGGCGATGGTGGTCACCGCCGTGCGCTCGTACAAGCAGCTGTGCGCGGTGCATGCCAGCGCCTACCACGACCCGCTGGTCGATCTGCCCAACCGCTCGCACTTCATCGAGCGCATCCACGACGGCGAACGCCGGGCCATGGAGGACTACATCCTGGCGCTGATCGACATCGACGATTTCAGCGCCACCAACGACATGATGGGCCACCATTTCGGCGACCGCCTGCTCGAGCGCGTCGCGCGCTGCCTGGAAGCCGCGCTGCCCGCGGGCGTGCTGCTGGCGCGGCTCGGCGCGGATACCTTCGCGGTGCTGGGCTCGGTGGCGCAGGTGCAGCCCCGGCGCCTGCTGGAATGCGTGCACCAGCCGCTGCTGGTCGATGGCGTGCCGCACAAGGTATCGCTGACCTGCGGCTACGTGCTGCTGCCGAAGGAGCCGCAGGCCGGCGCCGACCTGATCAAGGACGCGACCATTGCGCTCAAGCGCGCCAAGCGCGACCATCGCGGACAGCACCTGCAGTATGCCGACCAGATGGGCACGGAGGCACGCGCCCGCGCGGTGCTGCTGTCCCAGCTGCGCGAGGCCATCGAGAAGCGCCAGCTGTTCCTGGTGTATCAGCCTCAGCTCAACCTGGACACGCAGCAGCTGACCGGGCTCGAGGCGCTGCTGCGCTGGCGCACCGAAGACGACCGCTTCATCCCGCCGGACCAGTTCATTCCGGTGGCCGAGCACTCGGGCCTGATCCTGGCGCTGGGGCAATGGGTGCTCGACACCGCCTGCGCCACCATGCGCGATCTGCTGGACACCGGGGTCGCGCCGCTGCGCATGGCGGTCAACGTCTCGCCGGTGCAGCTGCAGGACCCGGGGTTCTTCGCGCTGGTGCGCACCGCGCTCGCGGACAACGGCCTGCAGGGGCGGCACCTGGAGCTGGAGATCACCGAATCGGTCGCGGCGCTGCCGACCCAGCTGCTCGACTCGACGCTCGGCGCGCTGCGCGCCGAGGGCATCTCGATCGCCATCGACGACTTCGGCACCGGCTATTCATCCTTGAGCTACCTGGAACGCCTGCCGCTGGACCGCATCAAGATCGACCGCTCCTTCACGCGCCAGCTCGGCGACCCGCATGGAGCACGCATTGCCGAGATGGTCGCGGAGCTGGGGCGCAAGCTCGGGCTGACGGTGCTGGCCGAGGGCATAGAGGATGCGGGCGCCTGGCAGGCGCTGCGGGCCATGGGCTACCAGGAAGGCCAGGGCTACCACATTGCCCGGCCCATGGACAAGCCGGCGCTGGTCCATTGGCTGCAGCACCATCCGCAGCGCCTGCAGGCGGCCTGA
- a CDS encoding GGDEF domain-containing protein: protein MMTCTGAGPAPDLFDAETQALLAAKAAFCAGPGQQALGDLITAYERLLRETRRLVRRSDKAELEMNRLNARLQDLAAELEHRANHDPLTGVLNRAAIIDLVNRQFAHQDLALIVLDIDHFKRINDSFGHPMGDRVILGVVACLQAVVPAAAQVGRVGGEEFTVVLPQHSGAASERVAQELRRAIENHAFGLPDASRVTASFGVCWASAGGDFDSAYGLADEALYIAKRAGRNQVRLASHALQTLEHVV, encoded by the coding sequence ATGATGACCTGCACCGGCGCCGGGCCCGCCCCCGATCTCTTCGATGCCGAGACCCAGGCGCTGCTGGCCGCGAAGGCGGCCTTTTGCGCCGGCCCGGGCCAGCAGGCGCTGGGCGACCTGATCACCGCCTACGAGCGGCTGCTGCGCGAGACCCGCCGGCTGGTGCGCCGCAGCGACAAGGCCGAGCTGGAGATGAACCGGCTCAACGCGCGGCTGCAGGATCTGGCGGCCGAGCTCGAGCACCGCGCCAACCACGATCCGCTGACGGGCGTGCTCAACCGCGCCGCGATCATCGATCTGGTGAACCGGCAGTTCGCGCACCAGGACCTGGCGCTGATCGTTCTCGACATCGACCACTTCAAGCGCATCAACGACAGTTTCGGCCATCCCATGGGGGACCGCGTCATCCTTGGCGTGGTGGCTTGCCTGCAAGCCGTGGTGCCGGCCGCCGCCCAGGTCGGCCGCGTGGGCGGCGAGGAATTCACCGTGGTGCTGCCGCAGCACAGCGGCGCCGCTTCCGAGCGCGTCGCGCAGGAGCTGCGCCGCGCCATTGAAAACCATGCGTTCGGGCTGCCTGACGCCAGCCGCGTCACGGCCAGCTTCGGCGTCTGCTGGGCAAGCGCCGGCGGCGACTTCGACAGCGCCTATGGCCTGGCGGACGAGGCGCTGTACATCGCCAAGCGCGCCGGCCGCAACCAGGTCCGGCTTGCCTCCCATGCCTTGCAGACCCTCGAGCATGTGGTGTAG
- a CDS encoding DUF1987 domain-containing protein, protein MENLYIAPTPSSPEVDFKFDALRLSLRGESYPENAAAFYGDIIARLKDFLAQRQGITLEVHIALAYFNSSSTKMLFNLIEALSNAAEGGSQVMLHWYHDEEDDTILEFGQELSEDFPAIDFSTHAVEAP, encoded by the coding sequence ATGGAAAACCTCTACATCGCCCCCACGCCCAGCTCTCCCGAGGTGGATTTCAAGTTCGACGCGCTGCGCCTGAGCCTGCGCGGTGAGTCGTACCCCGAGAACGCCGCCGCCTTCTATGGCGACATCATCGCGCGCCTCAAGGACTTCCTGGCGCAGCGGCAGGGCATCACGCTCGAGGTGCACATCGCGCTGGCCTATTTCAACAGCTCCAGCACGAAGATGCTGTTCAACCTCATCGAAGCGCTGAGCAACGCCGCGGAGGGCGGCAGCCAGGTCATGCTGCACTGGTACCACGACGAGGAAGACGACACGATCCTCGAGTTCGGCCAGGAGCTGAGCGAGGACTTCCCGGCCATCGACTTTTCCACCCACGCCGTCGAAGCGCCATGA
- a CDS encoding SiaB family protein kinase, whose product MPSPMIADKYGSFFHLAREHQVIFYYVGYFSQHIVAAMADAVKLQLEVAGVATPTRRKLFSSFIEMAQNIIHYSADALTPASQNDGELRHGSVCIRREADGSFLLLCANPIEAVLAEELRVKLEALRKMTMEEIKQAYRQTLREEAPEGSKGAGMGFLTVARDARQPLDFDFDTDDASGDAPVFYLKAAI is encoded by the coding sequence ATGCCCTCCCCGATGATCGCCGACAAATACGGCTCCTTCTTCCATCTGGCGCGCGAGCACCAGGTGATCTTCTACTACGTGGGCTATTTCTCGCAGCACATCGTGGCGGCGATGGCCGATGCGGTGAAGCTGCAGCTCGAGGTGGCCGGAGTGGCCACGCCCACCCGGCGCAAGCTGTTCTCCTCCTTCATCGAGATGGCGCAGAACATCATCCATTACTCGGCGGATGCGCTCACGCCGGCAAGCCAGAACGACGGCGAGCTGCGCCATGGCTCGGTGTGCATCCGCCGCGAGGCGGACGGCAGCTTCCTGCTGCTGTGCGCCAACCCGATCGAGGCCGTGCTGGCCGAGGAACTGCGGGTGAAGCTCGAGGCGCTGCGCAAGATGACGATGGAGGAAATCAAGCAGGCCTACCGCCAGACGCTGCGCGAGGAGGCCCCCGAAGGCAGCAAGGGCGCCGGCATGGGATTTCTCACCGTCGCGCGCGACGCGCGCCAGCCGCTGGATTTCGATTTCGACACCGACGACGCATCCGGCGATGCGCCGGTCTTCTATCTGAAGGCAGCCATCTGA
- a CDS encoding SpoIIE family protein phosphatase: MSETTEYLSDFRPRFRQPSAADLCLEVPCMTPEENNEKVLEVFSQHRDLVSLPVVEDGRPIGLINRNIFLSQMSKQFRQELYGKKSCIAFMDKEPLIVDSALDIDALTVKTVEFGEKTLSDGFIITRDGAYAGVGNGLQLMRAVADIQASRNRQIMHSIEYASVIQRSTLRSSLEAMARACPDAHLVWEPRDIVGGDFYQFCTGTDGWFATVADCTGHGVPGAFMTLIASTSLNQAIEQHGPRDPASLLGHVNRSIKQMLGQVDGQDGTPGSDDGMDAACFWFEPATGRLIVASARLTVFVLRPDAEGVEMLDGQRKGVGYVDSEFDYAWQNQEVALPAGSLVFVSTDGLIDQIGGPRGIALGKRRIRELLLEQRHGTPAQINAALLDALRLWQGEHHRRDDLTFFCFRT; encoded by the coding sequence ATGTCCGAGACCACCGAGTACCTGAGCGACTTCCGGCCGCGCTTTCGCCAGCCGAGCGCGGCCGACCTGTGCCTCGAGGTTCCCTGCATGACGCCGGAGGAAAACAACGAGAAGGTCCTGGAGGTCTTCAGCCAGCACCGTGATCTGGTGAGCCTTCCGGTGGTCGAAGACGGCAGGCCCATCGGCCTGATCAACCGCAACATCTTCCTGTCGCAGATGAGCAAGCAGTTCCGCCAGGAGCTGTACGGCAAGAAGAGCTGCATCGCCTTCATGGACAAGGAGCCGCTGATCGTCGACTCGGCGCTCGACATCGACGCGCTGACGGTGAAGACCGTCGAATTCGGCGAGAAGACCCTTTCCGATGGCTTCATCATCACGCGCGATGGCGCCTATGCCGGTGTCGGCAACGGGCTGCAGCTGATGCGTGCGGTGGCCGACATCCAGGCCTCGCGCAACCGCCAGATCATGCACAGCATCGAATACGCCAGCGTCATCCAGCGCTCCACGCTGCGCAGCTCGCTGGAGGCCATGGCCCGCGCCTGCCCCGATGCCCACCTGGTATGGGAGCCGCGCGACATCGTGGGTGGGGATTTCTACCAGTTCTGTACCGGCACCGACGGCTGGTTCGCCACCGTGGCCGACTGCACCGGGCATGGCGTGCCCGGCGCCTTCATGACGCTGATCGCCTCGACCAGCCTGAATCAGGCGATCGAGCAGCACGGCCCGCGCGACCCGGCCAGCCTGCTGGGCCATGTCAACCGCAGCATCAAGCAGATGCTGGGCCAGGTGGACGGCCAGGACGGCACGCCGGGCTCCGACGACGGCATGGATGCCGCCTGCTTCTGGTTCGAGCCCGCCACCGGCCGGCTGATCGTCGCCAGCGCGCGGCTCACGGTCTTCGTGCTGCGCCCGGATGCCGAGGGCGTGGAAATGCTCGACGGCCAGCGCAAGGGCGTGGGCTATGTGGACAGCGAATTCGACTACGCCTGGCAGAACCAGGAAGTGGCGCTTCCCGCGGGCAGCCTGGTGTTCGTCAGCACCGACGGCCTGATCGACCAGATCGGCGGGCCGCGCGGCATCGCGCTGGGCAAGCGCCGCATCCGCGAGCTCCTGCTCGAGCAAAGGCACGGCACCCCGGCGCAGATCAATGCCGCGCTGCTCGATGCGCTGCGGCTGTGGCAGGGCGAGCACCACCGCCGCGACGACCTGACCTTCTTTTGCTTCCGTACCTGA
- a CDS encoding ABC transporter substrate-binding protein: protein MKHPFTSRTRSLLAAAALLAIGLASHAAPPDHSGSLTLLLPTEPTALVTVSNVATPILSVSAKVTEGLLKYDHGVNPQPQLATQWSISPDGLTYSFTLREGVKWHDGREFSSADVAFSIDLLRKIHPRGRNTFANVSAIETPDRHTAVIRLSKPAPYLIRALVATETPIVPRHLYDGTQAQSNPHNNAPVGTGPFKFKEWVRGSHIVYERNADYWDKPKPYVDQLIVRFVGDPAAAAVAFETGTADLGYRTPVPLADLERLKKLPTLRFETKGNSYSHNVTRLEFNLDNEYFKNAKVRQAVAHALDRNVIVKVVNYGYGKVSHSPIAPGLTAYHDPAPSPYAYDLKKANALLDEAGYPRKAGGVRFALPLDFNPISAEGTRLPDYIRTALARIGIAVTVRAQDPSAFIKRIYTDRDFAFTTNGASNLFDPTVGVQRLYWSKNFIKGVPFSNGTHYSSPVVDKLLEDAAVENDAAKRKKLFKDFQDTVARDVPDLNLYQPEFITIANQRVHDHSLTADGVESNLADVWVDARK, encoded by the coding sequence ATGAAACACCCATTCACTTCCCGTACCCGTTCCCTGCTGGCCGCGGCGGCGCTGCTGGCCATCGGCCTGGCCAGCCATGCGGCCCCGCCCGATCACTCCGGCTCGCTCACGCTGCTGCTGCCCACCGAGCCCACGGCGCTGGTCACCGTGAGCAATGTCGCCACGCCGATCCTGAGCGTCAGCGCCAAGGTCACCGAAGGCCTGCTGAAGTACGACCACGGCGTCAATCCCCAGCCCCAGCTTGCGACCCAATGGAGCATCAGCCCCGACGGCCTGACCTATAGCTTCACCCTGCGCGAGGGCGTCAAGTGGCATGACGGGCGCGAGTTCAGCTCGGCCGACGTCGCCTTCTCCATCGACCTGCTCAGGAAGATCCACCCGCGCGGGCGCAATACCTTTGCCAACGTCAGCGCCATTGAAACGCCCGACCGGCACACCGCGGTCATCCGCCTGTCCAAGCCCGCGCCCTATCTGATCCGCGCGCTGGTGGCCACCGAGACGCCGATCGTTCCCAGGCATCTCTATGACGGCACGCAGGCCCAGTCCAACCCGCACAACAATGCTCCCGTGGGCACCGGCCCCTTCAAGTTCAAGGAATGGGTGCGCGGCAGCCATATCGTCTATGAGCGCAACGCCGATTACTGGGACAAGCCCAAGCCCTATGTCGACCAGCTGATCGTGCGTTTCGTCGGCGACCCGGCCGCTGCCGCCGTGGCCTTCGAGACCGGCACCGCCGACCTGGGCTACCGCACGCCGGTGCCGCTGGCCGACCTCGAGCGGCTGAAGAAGCTGCCCACGCTGCGCTTCGAGACCAAGGGCAACAGCTATTCGCACAATGTCACGCGCCTGGAATTCAACCTCGACAACGAATATTTCAAGAACGCCAAGGTGCGCCAGGCGGTGGCGCATGCTCTGGACCGCAACGTGATCGTCAAGGTCGTGAACTACGGCTACGGCAAGGTCAGCCATTCGCCGATCGCGCCGGGCCTGACCGCCTACCACGACCCCGCGCCCTCGCCTTATGCCTACGACCTGAAGAAGGCCAACGCCCTGCTCGACGAGGCCGGCTATCCGCGCAAGGCCGGTGGCGTGCGCTTTGCGCTGCCGCTGGACTTCAACCCGATCAGCGCCGAAGGCACGCGCCTGCCCGACTACATCCGCACGGCGCTGGCGCGCATCGGCATCGCGGTGACGGTGCGTGCGCAGGACCCGAGCGCCTTCATCAAGCGCATCTACACCGACCGCGATTTCGCCTTCACCACCAACGGCGCCAGCAACCTGTTCGACCCGACGGTCGGCGTACAGCGCCTGTACTGGTCGAAGAACTTCATCAAGGGTGTGCCCTTCTCCAACGGCACGCACTACAGCAGCCCGGTGGTCGACAAGCTGCTGGAAGACGCTGCGGTGGAAAACGATGCGGCCAAACGCAAGAAGCTGTTCAAGGACTTCCAGGACACGGTGGCGCGCGACGTGCCCGACCTGAACCTCTACCAGCCGGAATTCATCACCATTGCCAACCAGCGCGTGCATGACCATTCGCTCACGGCCGATGGCGTGGAGTCGAACCTGGCCGACGTCTGGGTGGACGCGCGCAAGTAA